A genomic segment from Bombus huntii isolate Logan2020A chromosome 13, iyBomHunt1.1, whole genome shotgun sequence encodes:
- the LOC126872680 gene encoding larval cuticle protein LCP-17-like codes for MKFLVVISVAMLAMASADVAEHQPVIVKQSQDISPDGSYSYSYETDNGIYHSESGTPVVTDARSAPVVVTQGEYQYTSPDGTPIKVTYVADHNGFQPQGEHIPAISPLIQRALEYIRTHPPQADQPNL; via the exons atgaaatttctc GTAGTGATCTCTGTTGCTATGTTGGCTATGGCTTCGGCTGATGTGGCTGAGCATCAACCAGTTATCGTTAAACAATCTCAAGATATTTCGCCTGACGGATCCTACTCTTATTCCTACGAAACAGATAATGGAATTTATCATTCTGAAAGTGGAACTCCAGTGGTGACAGATGCAAGGAGCGCACCCGTTGTTGTTACCCAAGGAGAGTATCAATATACATCCCCCGATGGTACACCAATTAAGGTGACATATGTTGCCGATCATAACGGATTCCAACCACAGGGCGAACACATTCCAGCTATTTCTCCATTGATTCAAAGGGCTCTTGAATACATCAGAACGCATCCACCACAAGCCGACCAGCCTAACCTATAA